Proteins co-encoded in one Sebastes fasciatus isolate fSebFas1 chromosome 11, fSebFas1.pri, whole genome shotgun sequence genomic window:
- the pde1cb gene encoding dual specificity calcium/calmodulin-dependent 3',5'-cyclic nucleotide phosphodiesterase 1C isoform X4, translated as MESPTKEIEEFESTALKYLQPEQIEKIWIRLRGLRKYKKTSQRLRCLVKQLERGEASLTDLKKNLEYAASVLESVYIEETRRLVDTEDELSDIQSESVPSEVRDWLASTFTRQMGLMLRRNEEKPRFRSIVHAVQAGIFVERMYRRTSNMVGLSYPPSVISVLKHVDKWSFDVFALNEASGEHALKFIFYELLTRYDLISRFKIPISAVVSFVEALEVGYSKHKNPYHNLMHAADVTQTVHYLLLKTGMVHWLTELEIFAMIFAAAVHDYEHTGTTNNFHIQTRSDTAILYNDRSVLESHHVSAAYRLLQDDDEMNILYNLSKDDWRELRALVVEMVLATDMSCHFQQVKTMKNFLQQPEGIDKPKALSLLLHTADISHPAKSYDLHHRWTTSLLEEFFRQGDKESELGLPFSPLCDRKSTMVAQSQIGFIDFIVVPTFTVLTDMMERIIKPLIDEASHSGFAGFRRSSLNSISSEEPKRHSGKSSDSSSSGQSSLLTVDLKNFKALWNEEVYQNRERWKAQAAKEAEERAKREAEEQAQQEESMEPQDVDTEPEQPEPKEEPLEGEKPESSEVSRPPDGNTEETEQGPQPGSATHKSPPLQNGELSEGTESPEGEENKNKEEDAEVAME; from the exons ATTACGATGTCTGGTGAAGCaactggagagaggagaggcttCCCTCACTGACCTCAAGAAAAACCTCGAGTATGCAGCGTCGGTGCTGGAATCCGTTTACATCGAGGAGACGAG GCGTTTGGTGGACACAGAGGATGAGCTCAGTGACATCCAGTCAGAGTCGGTGCCCTCAGAGGTGCGGGATTGGCTGGCCTCCACCTTCACTCGCCAGATGGGCCTGATGCTGCGCCGCAATGAAGAGAAACCTCGCTTCCGCAGCATCGTCCACGCCGTCCAGGCTGGCATATTTGTTGAGAG GATGTACCGACGTACCTCCAATATGGTGGGACTCAGCTACCCCCCTTCTGTCATATCTGTGCTTAAG CATGTTGACAAGTGGTCGTTTGACGTGTTCGCTCTAAACGAGGCCAGCGGGGAGCACGCACTTAAATTCATATTCTACGAGTTGCTCACGAGATACGACCTCATTAGTCGTTTCAAG ATCCCGATCTCTGCGGTGGTGTCGTTCGTGGAGGCCCTAGAAGTGGGATACAGCAAACATAAAAACCCCTACCACAACCTGATGCACGCTGCTGATGTCACACAGACTGTACACTACTTGCTACTCAAGACTGGCATGGTG CATTGGTTGACTGAGCTTGAGATCTTTGCCATGATCTTTGCGGCAGCGGTGCACGACTACGAGCACACGGGGACCACAAACAACTTCCACATTCAGACAAG GTCAGACACAGCTATCCTGTACAATGATCGCTCAGTGTTGGAGAGTCACCATGTCAGCGCGGCCTACCGCCTGCTGCAGGACGACGATGAGATGAACATCCTTTACAACCTCTCCAAGGATGACTGGAG AGAGCTGCGGGCTCTGGTGGTGGAGATGGTGCTCGCCACGGATATGTCGTGCCACTTCCAGCAGGTTAAGACCATGAAGAACTTCCTACAACAACCTGAGGG CATCGACAAGCCCAAAGCCCTGtccctgctgctgcacactgcaGACATCAGCCACCCGGCCAAAAGTTATGACCTCCACCACCGCTGGACCACCTCTCTACTGGAGGAGTTCTTCAGACAG GGGGACAAAGAATCAGAGCTCGGCCTGCCCTTCTCTCCGCTCTGCGACCGAAAGTCCACAATGGTGGCCCAGTCCCAGATCG GGTTCATCGACTTCATTGTGGTGCCCACCTTCACTGTGCTGACGGACATGATGGAACGTATCATCAAACCGCTCATCGACGAGGCCTCCCATTCAGGTTTTGCCGGCTTTAGACGCTCAAG TCTGAACAGTATTAGCTCAGAGGAGCCCAAGAGGCACAGCGGGAAGAGCTCTGACAGCAGCTCGTCAGGACAAAGCTCTCTGCTGACGGTGGACCTGAAGAACTTCAAGGCGTTGTGGAACGAAGAGGTTTATCAGAATAGAGAGAGGTGGAAAGCTCAGGCTGCTAAAG AGGCGGAGGAGAGAGCTAAAAGGGAAGCGGAGGAGCAAGCCCAACAGGAAGAGTCCATGGAGCCCCAGGATGTCGACACAGAACCAGAACAGCCTGAACCAAAGGAGGAGCCACTGGAGGGGGAGAAGCCTGAGTCATCGGAGGTCAGCCGACCTCCAGATGGTAACACGGAGGAAACAGAGCAGGGACCGCAGCCCGGGAGCGCCACACACAAGAGTCCTCCACTGCAGAACG GAGAGTTGTCTGAAGGAACTGAATCTCCAGAGGGTGAAGAAAACAAGAACAAAGAAGAAGATG CAGAGGTGGCAATGGAATAA